A genome region from Columba livia isolate bColLiv1 breed racing homer chromosome 2, bColLiv1.pat.W.v2, whole genome shotgun sequence includes the following:
- the LOC135578762 gene encoding uncharacterized protein LOC135578762 isoform X2: MGAKGAVLGQKAEGSWAGFAGAGGQWGLQGGAGTGQRAWTLPEVGVWLVTPKGQEAACTTASSMSETPLEKGLPDPTRALCALLFCVRPWGAPARGGAANETPGGVESRQSERAGPFNRQQLCLQACPCLGGYSVLTGREAAERPLRPAPGGLEAGWLGRWGWRRLLTPAAPRSRCLAAAAGPAGLDPRGLGDSVGHRDPPLQHLAGRAEISLDSAEWEQHVLKAQPPQGTERPRATRAALMCVYSGIALHAPREQLLACVDREIMGTILRLSRVTQRDWIKEEPADSLVNRAFQALEELSKLRPALSREENRSLRAVCCGADPSSPSQEGMKRGRTVRAALNMQVPQGSAHHPGSGSPRCAPAAPVTQNLSSALLLPAAAQEKC, translated from the exons ATGGGCGCTAAGGGAGCTGTCTTGGGGCAAAAAGCAGAAGGCAGTTGGGCTGGTTTTGCAGGGGCGGGAGGGcagtgggggctgcaggggggaGCAGGGACTGGGCAGCGTGCGTGGACCCTCCCGGAGGTGGGGGTCTGGTTGGTCACCCCCAAGGGCCAGGAGGCCGCGTGCACCACGGCGAGCTCAATGTCTGAGACGCCTCTGGAAAAGGGCCTTCCGGACCCCACGCGTGCTCTGTGCGCGCTGCTCTTCTGTGTCCGCCCCTGGGGAGCTCCTGCTCGGGGAGGAGCAGCCAATGAGACGCCAGGTGGCGTGGAAAGCCGCCAATCAGAACGCGCCGGGCCCTTCAATCGTCAACAGCTGTGTCTGCAGGCGTGTCCGTGTCTCGGTGGGTACTCCGTGTTAAcggggcgggaggcggcggagcGCCCGCTGCGGCCGGCTCCCGGGGGTCTGGAGGCAGGCTGGCTCGGCCGCTG GGGCTGGCGGCGGCTCCTCACACCAGCAGCGCCGCGCAGTCGCTgccttgcagctgctgcaggccctgcagggctggatcCACGGGGCCTTGGGGACAGCGTGGGCCACCGAGATCCCCCCCTGCAGCACCTGGCAG GCAGAGCCGAGATCTCCCTGGACTCTGCAGAGTGGGAGCAGCATGTGCTTAAG GCACAGCCTCCGCAGGGCACAGAGAGACCTCGGGCCACTCGTGCCGCTCTGATGTGCGTGTACAGCGGCATAGCCCTGCATgcccccagggagcagctgctcgCCTGCGTGGATAGAGAGATCATGGGCACCATCCTGCGGCTCTCCAGAGTCACACAGAGG GACTGGATCAAGGAGGAGCCTGCGGACTCCCTGGTGAACCGAGCGTTTCAGGCCCTGGAGGAGTTGAG CAAGCTGAGGCCAGCGCTGAGCAGGGAGGAGAACCGCAGCCTGCGGGCAGTGTGCTGCGGGGCCGACCCGTCCTCTCCTTCCCAGGAGGGGATGAAGAGGGGCAGGACGGTGCGGGCAGCTCTGAACATGCAGGTACCACAGGGCAGCGCCCACCACCCCGGGTCAGGATCCCCCCGGTGTGCCCCGGCAGCCCCCGTGACGCAGAacctcagctctgctctcctgcttccagctgctgcacagGAGAAGTGCTGA
- the LOC135578762 gene encoding uncharacterized protein LOC135578762 isoform X5, which produces MGAKGAVLGQKAEGSWAGFAGAGGQWGLQGGAGTGQRAWTLPEVGVWLVTPKGQEAACTTASSMSETPLEKGLPDPTRALCALLFCVRPWGAPARGGAANETPGGVESRQSERAGPFNRQQLCLQACPCLGRAEISLDSAEWEQHVLKAQPPQGTERPRATRAALMCVYSGIALHAPREQLLACVDREIMGTILRLSRVTQRETQLKLVLVQSVAEVSSAIQAVGDAGSFELSSKQEVTQPLLDWIKEEPADSLVNRAFQALEELSKLRPALSREENRSLRAVCCGADPSSPSQEGMKRGRTVRAALNMQLCSPASSCCTGEVLKVWAASWRLSWQQRSPRLALVMCSL; this is translated from the exons ATGGGCGCTAAGGGAGCTGTCTTGGGGCAAAAAGCAGAAGGCAGTTGGGCTGGTTTTGCAGGGGCGGGAGGGcagtgggggctgcaggggggaGCAGGGACTGGGCAGCGTGCGTGGACCCTCCCGGAGGTGGGGGTCTGGTTGGTCACCCCCAAGGGCCAGGAGGCCGCGTGCACCACGGCGAGCTCAATGTCTGAGACGCCTCTGGAAAAGGGCCTTCCGGACCCCACGCGTGCTCTGTGCGCGCTGCTCTTCTGTGTCCGCCCCTGGGGAGCTCCTGCTCGGGGAGGAGCAGCCAATGAGACGCCAGGTGGCGTGGAAAGCCGCCAATCAGAACGCGCCGGGCCCTTCAATCGTCAACAGCTGTGTCTGCAGGCGTGTCCGTGTCTCG GCAGAGCCGAGATCTCCCTGGACTCTGCAGAGTGGGAGCAGCATGTGCTTAAG GCACAGCCTCCGCAGGGCACAGAGAGACCTCGGGCCACTCGTGCCGCTCTGATGTGCGTGTACAGCGGCATAGCCCTGCATgcccccagggagcagctgctcgCCTGCGTGGATAGAGAGATCATGGGCACCATCCTGCGGCTCTCCAGAGTCACACAGAGG GAGACGCAGCTCAAGCTCGTCCTGGTGCAGAGTGTCGCTGAGgtcagctctgccatccagGCTGTGGGTGATGCTGGCAGCTTTGAGCTGTCCTCGAAGCAGGAGGTGACACAGCCCCTGCTG GACTGGATCAAGGAGGAGCCTGCGGACTCCCTGGTGAACCGAGCGTTTCAGGCCCTGGAGGAGTTGAG CAAGCTGAGGCCAGCGCTGAGCAGGGAGGAGAACCGCAGCCTGCGGGCAGTGTGCTGCGGGGCCGACCCGTCCTCTCCTTCCCAGGAGGGGATGAAGAGGGGCAGGACGGTGCGGGCAGCTCTGAACATGCAG ctctgctctcctgcttccagctgctgcacagGAGAAGTGCTGAAGGTCTGGGCCGCCTCCTGGAGactctcctggcagcagaggagCCCTCGGCTGGCTTTGGTGATGTGCTCCTTGTGA
- the LOC135578762 gene encoding uncharacterized protein LOC135578762 isoform X4 → MGAKGAVLGQKAEGSWAGFAGAGGQWGLQGGAGTGQRAWTLPEVGVWLVTPKGQEAACTTASSMSETPLEKGLPDPTRALCALLFCVRPWGAPARGGAANETPGGVESRQSERAGPFNRQQLCLQACPCLGRAEISLDSAEWEQHVLKAQPPQGTERPRATRAALMCVYSGIALHAPREQLLACVDREIMGTILRLSRVTQRETQLKLVLVQSVAEVSSAIQAVGDAGSFELSSKQEVTQPLLDWIKEEPADSLVNRAFQALEELSKLRPALSREENRSLRAVCCGADPSSPSQEGMKRGRTVRAALNMQVPQGSAHHPGSGSPRCAPAAPVTQNLSSALLLPAAAQEKC, encoded by the exons ATGGGCGCTAAGGGAGCTGTCTTGGGGCAAAAAGCAGAAGGCAGTTGGGCTGGTTTTGCAGGGGCGGGAGGGcagtgggggctgcaggggggaGCAGGGACTGGGCAGCGTGCGTGGACCCTCCCGGAGGTGGGGGTCTGGTTGGTCACCCCCAAGGGCCAGGAGGCCGCGTGCACCACGGCGAGCTCAATGTCTGAGACGCCTCTGGAAAAGGGCCTTCCGGACCCCACGCGTGCTCTGTGCGCGCTGCTCTTCTGTGTCCGCCCCTGGGGAGCTCCTGCTCGGGGAGGAGCAGCCAATGAGACGCCAGGTGGCGTGGAAAGCCGCCAATCAGAACGCGCCGGGCCCTTCAATCGTCAACAGCTGTGTCTGCAGGCGTGTCCGTGTCTCG GCAGAGCCGAGATCTCCCTGGACTCTGCAGAGTGGGAGCAGCATGTGCTTAAG GCACAGCCTCCGCAGGGCACAGAGAGACCTCGGGCCACTCGTGCCGCTCTGATGTGCGTGTACAGCGGCATAGCCCTGCATgcccccagggagcagctgctcgCCTGCGTGGATAGAGAGATCATGGGCACCATCCTGCGGCTCTCCAGAGTCACACAGAGG GAGACGCAGCTCAAGCTCGTCCTGGTGCAGAGTGTCGCTGAGgtcagctctgccatccagGCTGTGGGTGATGCTGGCAGCTTTGAGCTGTCCTCGAAGCAGGAGGTGACACAGCCCCTGCTG GACTGGATCAAGGAGGAGCCTGCGGACTCCCTGGTGAACCGAGCGTTTCAGGCCCTGGAGGAGTTGAG CAAGCTGAGGCCAGCGCTGAGCAGGGAGGAGAACCGCAGCCTGCGGGCAGTGTGCTGCGGGGCCGACCCGTCCTCTCCTTCCCAGGAGGGGATGAAGAGGGGCAGGACGGTGCGGGCAGCTCTGAACATGCAGGTACCACAGGGCAGCGCCCACCACCCCGGGTCAGGATCCCCCCGGTGTGCCCCGGCAGCCCCCGTGACGCAGAacctcagctctgctctcctgcttccagctgctgcacagGAGAAGTGCTGA
- the LOC135578762 gene encoding uncharacterized protein LOC135578762 isoform X3 has protein sequence MGAKGAVLGQKAEGSWAGFAGAGGQWGLQGGAGTGQRAWTLPEVGVWLVTPKGQEAACTTASSMSETPLEKGLPDPTRALCALLFCVRPWGAPARGGAANETPGGVESRQSERAGPFNRQQLCLQACPCLGGYSVLTGREAAERPLRPAPGGLEAGWLGRWGWRRLLTPAAPRSRCLAAAAGPAGLDPRGLGDSVGHRDPPLQHLAGRAEISLDSAEWEQHVLKETQLKLVLVQSVAEVSSAIQAVGDAGSFELSSKQEVTQPLLDWIKEEPADSLVNRAFQALEELSKLRPALSREENRSLRAVCCGADPSSPSQEGMKRGRTVRAALNMQVPQGSAHHPGSGSPRCAPAAPVTQNLSSALLLPAAAQEKC, from the exons ATGGGCGCTAAGGGAGCTGTCTTGGGGCAAAAAGCAGAAGGCAGTTGGGCTGGTTTTGCAGGGGCGGGAGGGcagtgggggctgcaggggggaGCAGGGACTGGGCAGCGTGCGTGGACCCTCCCGGAGGTGGGGGTCTGGTTGGTCACCCCCAAGGGCCAGGAGGCCGCGTGCACCACGGCGAGCTCAATGTCTGAGACGCCTCTGGAAAAGGGCCTTCCGGACCCCACGCGTGCTCTGTGCGCGCTGCTCTTCTGTGTCCGCCCCTGGGGAGCTCCTGCTCGGGGAGGAGCAGCCAATGAGACGCCAGGTGGCGTGGAAAGCCGCCAATCAGAACGCGCCGGGCCCTTCAATCGTCAACAGCTGTGTCTGCAGGCGTGTCCGTGTCTCGGTGGGTACTCCGTGTTAAcggggcgggaggcggcggagcGCCCGCTGCGGCCGGCTCCCGGGGGTCTGGAGGCAGGCTGGCTCGGCCGCTG GGGCTGGCGGCGGCTCCTCACACCAGCAGCGCCGCGCAGTCGCTgccttgcagctgctgcaggccctgcagggctggatcCACGGGGCCTTGGGGACAGCGTGGGCCACCGAGATCCCCCCCTGCAGCACCTGGCAG GCAGAGCCGAGATCTCCCTGGACTCTGCAGAGTGGGAGCAGCATGTGCTTAAG GAGACGCAGCTCAAGCTCGTCCTGGTGCAGAGTGTCGCTGAGgtcagctctgccatccagGCTGTGGGTGATGCTGGCAGCTTTGAGCTGTCCTCGAAGCAGGAGGTGACACAGCCCCTGCTG GACTGGATCAAGGAGGAGCCTGCGGACTCCCTGGTGAACCGAGCGTTTCAGGCCCTGGAGGAGTTGAG CAAGCTGAGGCCAGCGCTGAGCAGGGAGGAGAACCGCAGCCTGCGGGCAGTGTGCTGCGGGGCCGACCCGTCCTCTCCTTCCCAGGAGGGGATGAAGAGGGGCAGGACGGTGCGGGCAGCTCTGAACATGCAGGTACCACAGGGCAGCGCCCACCACCCCGGGTCAGGATCCCCCCGGTGTGCCCCGGCAGCCCCCGTGACGCAGAacctcagctctgctctcctgcttccagctgctgcacagGAGAAGTGCTGA
- the LOC135578762 gene encoding uncharacterized protein LOC135578762 isoform X1 translates to MGAKGAVLGQKAEGSWAGFAGAGGQWGLQGGAGTGQRAWTLPEVGVWLVTPKGQEAACTTASSMSETPLEKGLPDPTRALCALLFCVRPWGAPARGGAANETPGGVESRQSERAGPFNRQQLCLQACPCLGGYSVLTGREAAERPLRPAPGGLEAGWLGRWGWRRLLTPAAPRSRCLAAAAGPAGLDPRGLGDSVGHRDPPLQHLAGRAEISLDSAEWEQHVLKAQPPQGTERPRATRAALMCVYSGIALHAPREQLLACVDREIMGTILRLSRVTQRETQLKLVLVQSVAEVSSAIQAVGDAGSFELSSKQEVTQPLLDWIKEEPADSLVNRAFQALEELSKLRPALSREENRSLRAVCCGADPSSPSQEGMKRGRTVRAALNMQLLHRRSAEGLGRLLETLLAAEEPSAGFGDVLLVNT, encoded by the exons ATGGGCGCTAAGGGAGCTGTCTTGGGGCAAAAAGCAGAAGGCAGTTGGGCTGGTTTTGCAGGGGCGGGAGGGcagtgggggctgcaggggggaGCAGGGACTGGGCAGCGTGCGTGGACCCTCCCGGAGGTGGGGGTCTGGTTGGTCACCCCCAAGGGCCAGGAGGCCGCGTGCACCACGGCGAGCTCAATGTCTGAGACGCCTCTGGAAAAGGGCCTTCCGGACCCCACGCGTGCTCTGTGCGCGCTGCTCTTCTGTGTCCGCCCCTGGGGAGCTCCTGCTCGGGGAGGAGCAGCCAATGAGACGCCAGGTGGCGTGGAAAGCCGCCAATCAGAACGCGCCGGGCCCTTCAATCGTCAACAGCTGTGTCTGCAGGCGTGTCCGTGTCTCGGTGGGTACTCCGTGTTAAcggggcgggaggcggcggagcGCCCGCTGCGGCCGGCTCCCGGGGGTCTGGAGGCAGGCTGGCTCGGCCGCTG GGGCTGGCGGCGGCTCCTCACACCAGCAGCGCCGCGCAGTCGCTgccttgcagctgctgcaggccctgcagggctggatcCACGGGGCCTTGGGGACAGCGTGGGCCACCGAGATCCCCCCCTGCAGCACCTGGCAG GCAGAGCCGAGATCTCCCTGGACTCTGCAGAGTGGGAGCAGCATGTGCTTAAG GCACAGCCTCCGCAGGGCACAGAGAGACCTCGGGCCACTCGTGCCGCTCTGATGTGCGTGTACAGCGGCATAGCCCTGCATgcccccagggagcagctgctcgCCTGCGTGGATAGAGAGATCATGGGCACCATCCTGCGGCTCTCCAGAGTCACACAGAGG GAGACGCAGCTCAAGCTCGTCCTGGTGCAGAGTGTCGCTGAGgtcagctctgccatccagGCTGTGGGTGATGCTGGCAGCTTTGAGCTGTCCTCGAAGCAGGAGGTGACACAGCCCCTGCTG GACTGGATCAAGGAGGAGCCTGCGGACTCCCTGGTGAACCGAGCGTTTCAGGCCCTGGAGGAGTTGAG CAAGCTGAGGCCAGCGCTGAGCAGGGAGGAGAACCGCAGCCTGCGGGCAGTGTGCTGCGGGGCCGACCCGTCCTCTCCTTCCCAGGAGGGGATGAAGAGGGGCAGGACGGTGCGGGCAGCTCTGAACATGCAG ctgctgcacagGAGAAGTGCTGAAGGTCTGGGCCGCCTCCTGGAGactctcctggcagcagaggagCCCTCGGCTGGCTTTGGTGATGTGCTCCTTGTGAacacttaa